Below is a window of Micromonospora chersina DNA.
GACGGGCTTCGGGACGGGCGGGAAGGGCGCGGCGCAGCATGGCTGCATTCTTGGCGGCGGGTACGACGACCCGCGACCCGATTTGCGCCGGCCACGCGCTCAGGAGAGCCGGCGGGTGAGCAAGCTAACGCCGTCTGCCATGCTGGCGCGGTGACCACCACCTGGCGCCACCTGCCCGCCCCGGCCCGCGAGATCGCGCAGGCGGCCACCGAGGCGGTCGACGCCGCGCAGGACCGGGACGTCGAGGCGTACGAGCCGGCGGTCGAGCGGCTCGCCGCCGCGGACCGGGCCGGCCTGGTGCTCGGCGGCGTGGTCCGGTTGCTGCTGGAGGAGGGCCACCCCGACGGGCTGGACGGCGACGACGTCCGCCAGGTGCTGGAGCGCTGCGTCCGGTCGAACGCGGCCTGGCGGCCCGACGTCGACCCGCACGTGCTGCTGGTGCTGCTGGCGGGCGCACTCGGCGTCCATGACCCGGGCGACGACGACGCGCCGCCCGCTCCGGCCGCGATCGCCCGGCACGCCCCGCTGCTCGTCGCCGACCTGCTGGCAGCCACCGGACGGCCCCTGTCCGGCTACCTGTCGGCGGCGTTCGCCGAGGTCGCCCGCACCGAACTGCACGACTGACCGCCGCCCGGGACGGTCACGGGCTGGCGGCCAGGAAGACGAACGCGGCGAGCAGCACCAGGTGCACCCCGCCCTGGAGCACTGTGGCGCGACCCGGCACCACGGTCAGCACGCCGGTCACCGCGGTCAGCGCGAGCAGCGTCATCTGGGTGCCGCCGAGGCCCAGCAGCAACGGGCCCTCCAGCCAGATCGAGGCCAGCGCTATGGCCGGGATGGTCAGGCCGATGCTGGCCATGGCCGAACCGAGCGCCAGGTTGAGGCTGATCTGCACCCGGTCCCGGCGGGCCGCCCGCGCGGCGGCGAGGGTCTCGGGCAGCAGCACCAGCAGGGCGATGACCACGCCGACGAACGCCTGCGGCAGGTTCGCCGCCTCGACGCCCGCCTCGATCGCCGGGGAGATGGTCTTCGCGTCGCCCACCACGGCCACCAGCGCCACGACCAGCAGCGCCAGGCTGGCCAGGGCGGTACGCGTGGACGGCGGATCGGCGTGCCCGTCGCCGTCGGCGTCCTCGGGAATGATGCTGCCCTCCTGCGTCACCGGCAGGAAGTAGTCGCGGTGCCGGCCGGTCTGCACCATCACGAACAGGCCGTACAGGGCGAGCGAGGCGACCGCCGCGAAGGTGAGCTGTGCGGGGGAGAACTGCGGGCCGGGCCGGCTGGTGAAGGTCGGGACCACCATGCTGAGGGTGGCGAGCGTGGCCACGGTCGCGAGCGCCCCACCCGTACCCTCCGGGTTGAACACCGCCACCCGGCGGCGCAGCGCGCCGAGCAGCAGGGACAGGCCGAGTATCCCGTTGCAGGTGATCATCACGGCGGCGAAGACCGTGTCCCGGGCCAGCGCCTGCGTCTTGTCGCCGCCGCTGATCATCAGCGTGACGATCAGGCCGACCTCGATCACGGTGACCGCCACCGCGAGGACCAGCGAGCCGAGCGGCTCGCCCACCTTGTGCGCCACCACCTCGGCATGGTGCACCGCCGCCAGCACGGCCCCCGCGAGCAGCGCGGCCACCACCACGATCAGCGGACCCGGCAGGTGCCGGCCCCAGGTGGCCGCGAGCACGACGACCGCGATCACGGGTAGGACGGTGGTCCAGTCGGTCAGGCGGGATCGGATCTTGGCGGTCATCCATCAACCTTGCCAGGTGAACAGACCGATCGCCCGTGGCTGGAGGCTCGTGATCGCGGCCTCGGGCGTCGCGTCGCCGGTGTGGAATGCCGAAAGGCCGCACCCGATGGAACCGGATGCGGCCTTTCACCTCTGGTCGGGGTGGCCGGATTCGAACCGACGACCTCTTCGTCCCGAACGAAGCGCGCTACCAAGCTGCGCCACACCCCGAGGCGTGCCGACAAATAGTAGCCCACCCGTCCCGATGGTCAAACTCGG
It encodes the following:
- a CDS encoding calcium:proton antiporter encodes the protein MTAKIRSRLTDWTTVLPVIAVVVLAATWGRHLPGPLIVVVAALLAGAVLAAVHHAEVVAHKVGEPLGSLVLAVAVTVIEVGLIVTLMISGGDKTQALARDTVFAAVMITCNGILGLSLLLGALRRRVAVFNPEGTGGALATVATLATLSMVVPTFTSRPGPQFSPAQLTFAAVASLALYGLFVMVQTGRHRDYFLPVTQEGSIIPEDADGDGHADPPSTRTALASLALLVVALVAVVGDAKTISPAIEAGVEAANLPQAFVGVVIALLVLLPETLAAARAARRDRVQISLNLALGSAMASIGLTIPAIALASIWLEGPLLLGLGGTQMTLLALTAVTGVLTVVPGRATVLQGGVHLVLLAAFVFLAASP